In Streptomyces sp. NBC_00091, the following proteins share a genomic window:
- a CDS encoding SDR family oxidoreductase: MATHLITGAGSGIGAAVAARLHSRGDDLVLLARDAARARQLVERYPGARTLVGDLADPDRLSWAFSKQPVPERIDSLLHIAGIVDLGPVGELRPKTWHQQLNVNLIAPAEVTRLLLPTLRASKATVVFVNSGAGLHAHAEWSAYAASKHGLKALADSLREEEKANGLRVTSVYPGRTASPMQAKVHSQEGKEYDPAAWIDPESVATTIVMAVDLPRDAEVNDLSVRPGR, from the coding sequence ATGGCTACTCACCTGATCACCGGTGCCGGGTCCGGCATCGGCGCCGCCGTCGCGGCCCGGCTGCACTCCCGCGGCGACGACCTCGTCCTGCTCGCCCGCGACGCCGCCCGCGCCCGCCAGCTCGTCGAGCGCTACCCCGGCGCGCGGACCCTCGTGGGCGACCTCGCGGACCCCGACCGGCTCTCGTGGGCCTTCTCCAAGCAGCCGGTCCCCGAACGGATCGACTCCCTCCTGCACATCGCCGGGATCGTCGACCTCGGCCCCGTCGGCGAGCTGCGCCCCAAGACCTGGCACCAGCAGCTCAACGTCAACCTGATCGCCCCCGCCGAGGTCACCCGGCTGCTGCTGCCCACCCTGCGGGCCTCCAAGGCCACCGTCGTCTTCGTGAACTCCGGCGCCGGACTCCACGCCCACGCCGAGTGGAGCGCCTACGCCGCCTCCAAGCACGGCCTCAAGGCCCTCGCCGACTCCCTGCGCGAGGAGGAGAAGGCCAACGGTCTGCGGGTGACCTCCGTCTACCCGGGCCGCACCGCCAGCCCCATGCAGGCCAAGGTCCACTCCCAGGAGGGCAAGGAGTACGACCCCGCCGCCTGGATCGACCCCGAGTCCGTGGCGACCACCATCGTCATGGCCGTCGACCTCCCGCGCGACGCCGAGGTCAACGACCTCTCCGTCAGGCCCGGCCGATGA
- the gatC gene encoding Asp-tRNA(Asn)/Glu-tRNA(Gln) amidotransferase subunit GatC, translating to MPGITREEVAHLARLARLELKAEELDHFAGQLDDIIGAVARVSEVADQDVPPTSHPLPLTNVMRADEVRPSLTPEQALSGAPAQEQQRFKVPQILGED from the coding sequence ATGCCTGGCATCACGCGCGAGGAGGTCGCCCACCTCGCTCGGCTGGCACGTCTGGAACTCAAGGCCGAAGAGCTCGACCACTTCGCCGGACAGCTCGACGACATCATCGGCGCGGTCGCCCGCGTTTCCGAGGTCGCCGACCAAGACGTCCCGCCGACCTCCCACCCGCTGCCGCTGACGAACGTCATGCGCGCGGACGAGGTCCGTCCGTCGCTCACCCCCGAGCAGGCGCTTTCCGGCGCTCCCGCCCAGGAGCAGCAGCGTTTCAAGGTGCCGCAGATCCTGGGGGAGGACTAA
- a CDS encoding N-acetylmuramoyl-L-alanine amidase: protein MVEQGKKGPRRTRRAVLFGGLGALAVAGVAARDEIGRAWWLVPGVSKPRKEGELDHAGAGWTAASPANWRLADRPDDYRVDRIVVHVTQGSFASSVDAFKNPWHKASAHYIVRQDGHVEQMVRELDVAFHAANRSMNERSIGIEHEGFVDRPQDFTDAMYEASARLAADVCRRYGIPADRRHILGHSEVPGADHTDPGRHWDWDRYIALVRSQLPS from the coding sequence ATGGTGGAGCAGGGGAAGAAGGGGCCGCGCCGGACCCGGCGGGCGGTGCTCTTCGGCGGGCTGGGCGCCCTCGCGGTGGCGGGGGTCGCGGCCCGGGATGAGATCGGGCGGGCCTGGTGGCTGGTGCCGGGGGTGTCCAAGCCGCGCAAGGAGGGTGAGCTGGACCACGCGGGGGCGGGCTGGACGGCGGCCTCCCCGGCGAACTGGCGGCTCGCGGACCGGCCCGACGACTACCGGGTGGACCGGATCGTCGTCCATGTCACACAGGGCAGCTTCGCGTCCTCGGTGGACGCCTTCAAGAACCCGTGGCACAAGGCGTCGGCGCACTACATAGTGCGCCAGGACGGCCATGTGGAGCAGATGGTGCGCGAGCTGGACGTGGCGTTCCACGCGGCCAACCGCTCGATGAACGAGCGCAGCATAGGCATCGAGCACGAGGGCTTCGTCGACCGCCCGCAGGACTTCACGGACGCCATGTACGAGGCCTCGGCCCGGCTGGCCGCCGACGTCTGCCGGAGGTACGGCATACCGGCGGACCGCCGGCACATCCTGGGCCACTCCGAGGTCCCGGGCGCCGACCACACGGACCCGGGCCGCCACTGGGACTGGGACCGGTACATCGCCCTCGTGCGGTCGCAGCTGCCCTCGTGA
- a CDS encoding DUF1330 domain-containing protein: MTAYAIAHIRPDTMNEDILRYIEEIQATMDPFGGRFLVHGKEVEVKEGPWPGTVVVIGFPDIGRARAWYDSDAYQEILPLRTDHIQGEAILVEGVPADYDAAKTAAARREGAGL; encoded by the coding sequence ATGACCGCGTACGCCATCGCCCACATCCGGCCCGACACCATGAACGAGGACATCCTCCGCTACATCGAGGAGATCCAGGCGACGATGGACCCCTTCGGCGGCCGCTTCCTCGTCCACGGCAAGGAGGTGGAGGTCAAGGAGGGCCCCTGGCCCGGCACGGTCGTCGTCATCGGCTTCCCCGACATCGGCCGGGCCCGCGCATGGTACGACTCGGACGCCTACCAGGAGATCCTCCCGCTGCGCACCGACCACATCCAGGGCGAGGCCATCCTGGTCGAGGGCGTTCCGGCCGATTACGACGCGGCGAAGACGGCCGCCGCCCGGCGCGAGGGCGCCGGGCTCTGA
- a CDS encoding NADP-dependent oxidoreductase produces the protein MRAVVVSRWGGPEVLTATEADRPEPQPGEILVRVHAAGVNPVDWKTRESGGLIHWGPVPAVGWDVSGTVEAVGGGVTLVRPGDEVFGMPRFPHQAGAYAEYVTAPARQFVRKPEGIGHIGAAALPLAALTAWQALVDTARVQPGQRVLVHAAAGGVGHLAVQIAKALGAYVIGTASTEKHKLLRELGADELIDYRTTDFAEAVSDVDVVIDSIGGDYGKRSLRVLKPGGHLVTLPSPDDVPEGAGGVHTGWTLVEPDYRGLVQIAALVEEGRLRPVVDTVLPLEEAAKAHEIGERGRTTGKIVLTVVPDGV, from the coding sequence ATGCGTGCCGTCGTCGTCAGCCGGTGGGGCGGACCCGAAGTGCTCACCGCGACCGAGGCCGACCGGCCGGAGCCGCAGCCGGGCGAGATCCTCGTACGGGTCCACGCGGCCGGGGTGAACCCGGTGGACTGGAAGACCCGCGAGAGCGGCGGGCTCATCCACTGGGGCCCGGTCCCGGCCGTCGGCTGGGACGTCTCCGGGACCGTCGAGGCCGTCGGTGGCGGCGTCACCCTCGTCCGCCCCGGCGACGAGGTCTTCGGCATGCCGCGCTTCCCGCACCAGGCGGGCGCGTACGCCGAGTACGTGACGGCCCCGGCCCGGCAGTTCGTGCGGAAGCCGGAGGGCATCGGCCACATCGGCGCGGCCGCCCTGCCGCTCGCCGCGCTCACCGCCTGGCAGGCGCTGGTGGACACGGCGCGCGTGCAGCCCGGACAGCGCGTCCTGGTGCACGCCGCCGCGGGCGGGGTCGGGCACCTGGCCGTACAGATCGCCAAGGCGCTCGGGGCGTACGTGATCGGCACCGCGAGCACCGAGAAGCACAAGCTGCTGCGCGAACTGGGCGCGGACGAGCTGATCGACTACCGGACCACCGACTTCGCCGAGGCGGTGTCCGATGTGGACGTGGTGATCGACTCGATCGGCGGGGACTACGGGAAGCGCTCGCTGCGGGTGCTCAAGCCCGGCGGGCACCTGGTCACCCTGCCCTCCCCGGACGACGTACCGGAAGGGGCCGGGGGCGTGCACACCGGCTGGACGCTGGTCGAGCCCGACTACCGGGGCCTGGTGCAGATCGCCGCCCTGGTCGAGGAGGGCAGGCTGCGCCCGGTCGTCGACACGGTGCTGCCGCTGGAGGAGGCCGCGAAGGCCCACGAGATCGGCGAGCGCGGCCGGACCACCGGCAAGATCGTCCTGACGGTGGTCCCGGACGGGGTCTAG
- the ligA gene encoding NAD-dependent DNA ligase LigA has translation MAAEQQDTAVPTAAREQHQLLAEQVEEHRFRYYVNDQPVVSDAEFDQLLRSLEALEEQYPELRTPDSPTQKVAGAYQTDFASVEHRERMLSLDNAFDDEELSAWADRVARDVNTPDYHYLCELKVDGLAVNLTYENGRLTRAATRGDGRTGEDITPNVRTIAEIPDRLKGDRVPALVEIRGEVYFPMEKFEELNARLVEAEGKPFANPRNAAAGSLRQKDPKVTATRPLHMVVHGIGAREGFDIERQSQAYELLREWGLPTAQHNRVVSSLAEVREFIAHFGENRHSVEHEIDGVVVKLDEIALQGRLGSTARAPRWAIAWKYAPEEVNTKLIDIKVGVGRTGRVTPYAQVEPVTVAGSEVEFATLHNQEVVKAKGVLIGDTVVLRKAGDVIPEILGPVVDLRDGTEREFVMPAQCPECGTELRPMKEGDIDVRCPNGQTCPAQLRERLFYLGGRQSLDIENFGMVAAAALTSPLEPAEPPLLDEGDLFDLTIEQLLPIKAYVLDPDSGLPKRDPKTGEEKIVTVFANQKGEPKKNALAMLENIAAAKERPLARIINGLSIRHVGPVAAEALAREFRSIEAIEQATEEQLTATEGVGAIIAASLKEWFAVDWHQEILRKWREAGVRMEEEGSAEQEGPRPLEGMTVVVTGTLQSHTRDGAKEALQSRGAKVTGSVSKKTSFVVVGDNPGSKYDKAVQLKLSILDDAGFAVLLEQGPDAARAAALPLEGAAAAEGEGER, from the coding sequence ATGGCAGCCGAACAGCAGGACACGGCAGTACCGACGGCGGCGCGTGAGCAGCACCAGCTGCTCGCCGAGCAGGTCGAGGAGCACCGCTTCCGGTACTACGTGAACGACCAGCCGGTCGTCAGCGACGCCGAGTTCGACCAGCTGCTGCGCTCGCTGGAAGCCCTGGAGGAGCAGTACCCCGAGCTGCGCACGCCCGATTCGCCCACCCAGAAGGTGGCCGGGGCGTACCAGACCGACTTCGCCTCCGTGGAGCACCGGGAGCGGATGCTCTCCCTCGACAACGCCTTCGACGACGAGGAACTGTCCGCCTGGGCCGACCGGGTCGCCCGGGACGTGAACACCCCGGACTACCACTACCTGTGCGAGCTCAAGGTGGACGGCCTCGCCGTCAACCTCACCTACGAGAACGGCCGCCTCACCCGCGCCGCCACCCGCGGCGACGGCCGCACCGGCGAGGACATCACGCCCAACGTCCGCACCATCGCCGAGATCCCGGACCGCCTCAAGGGCGACCGGGTCCCGGCCCTCGTCGAGATCCGCGGCGAGGTGTACTTCCCGATGGAGAAGTTCGAGGAGCTCAACGCCCGGCTCGTGGAGGCCGAGGGCAAGCCCTTCGCCAACCCGCGCAACGCGGCGGCCGGTTCGCTGCGCCAGAAGGACCCGAAGGTCACCGCGACCCGCCCGCTGCACATGGTGGTGCACGGCATCGGAGCCCGCGAGGGCTTCGACATCGAGCGCCAGTCGCAGGCGTACGAGCTGCTGCGCGAGTGGGGCTTGCCCACCGCCCAGCACAACAGGGTGGTCTCCTCGCTCGCCGAGGTGCGCGAGTTCATCGCCCACTTCGGCGAGAACCGGCACTCCGTCGAGCACGAGATCGACGGGGTCGTCGTCAAGCTCGACGAGATCGCCCTCCAGGGCCGGCTCGGCTCCACCGCCCGCGCCCCGCGCTGGGCGATCGCCTGGAAGTACGCCCCCGAAGAGGTCAACACCAAGCTCATCGACATCAAGGTCGGCGTCGGGCGCACCGGGCGCGTGACCCCGTACGCCCAGGTGGAGCCGGTGACGGTGGCGGGCTCCGAGGTCGAGTTCGCGACCCTGCACAACCAGGAGGTCGTCAAGGCCAAGGGCGTGCTCATCGGGGACACGGTCGTCCTGCGCAAGGCGGGCGATGTCATCCCCGAGATCCTCGGGCCCGTGGTGGACCTGCGGGACGGCACCGAGCGGGAGTTCGTGATGCCCGCCCAGTGCCCCGAGTGCGGTACGGAGCTGCGGCCGATGAAGGAGGGGGACATTGACGTCCGGTGCCCCAACGGGCAGACATGCCCCGCGCAGCTGCGCGAGCGGCTGTTCTACCTCGGCGGCCGGCAGAGCCTGGACATCGAGAACTTCGGCATGGTGGCGGCGGCCGCGCTGACCAGCCCGCTGGAGCCGGCCGAGCCCCCGCTGCTCGACGAGGGCGACCTCTTCGACCTGACCATCGAGCAGCTGCTGCCCATCAAGGCGTACGTCCTCGACCCGGACAGCGGGCTGCCCAAGCGGGACCCGAAGACCGGTGAGGAGAAGATCGTCACGGTCTTCGCCAACCAGAAGGGCGAGCCGAAGAAGAACGCCCTGGCGATGCTGGAGAACATCGCGGCCGCCAAGGAGCGCCCGCTCGCCCGCATCATCAACGGTCTGTCGATCCGCCATGTCGGCCCGGTCGCCGCTGAGGCCCTCGCCCGCGAGTTCCGCTCGATCGAGGCGATCGAGCAGGCCACCGAGGAGCAGCTGACCGCCACCGAGGGGGTCGGGGCGATCATCGCCGCCTCCCTCAAGGAGTGGTTCGCCGTCGACTGGCACCAGGAGATCCTGCGCAAGTGGCGGGAGGCCGGTGTCCGGATGGAGGAGGAAGGTTCCGCCGAGCAGGAGGGGCCGCGCCCCCTGGAGGGCATGACCGTCGTCGTCACCGGCACCCTGCAGAGCCACACCCGGGACGGAGCCAAGGAGGCCCTGCAGAGCCGGGGGGCCAAGGTCACCGGATCGGTGTCGAAGAAGACCTCCTTCGTCGTGGTCGGCGACAACCCGGGCTCGAAGTACGACAAGGCCGTGCAGCTGAAGCTCTCGATCCTCGACGACGCCGGCTTCGCGGTGCTGCTCGAGCAGGGGCCCGACGCGGCCCGCGCGGCGGCGCTCCCGCTCGAGGGCGCCGCCGCGGCCGAGGGCGAAGGGGAGCGGTAA
- a CDS encoding GlxA family transcriptional regulator: MESFHRIAVLALEGVPPFELGIPSRVFGNAFDEDGNPLYEITVCTADGQAVTSDAGFTVGVAAGPEALAVADTVIIPPTHAMDELAHGAPLPQALADALAAIRPGTRLVSICTGSYVLAAAGLLDGRPATTHWVHAPEFQRAFPRVRLDDEVLFVDDGDILTSAGVAAGVDLCLYLVRQDHGTAVANRAARLCVVPPWRDGGQAQYIDRPVPAPTVATTTATRAWALERLAEPIALAELAAHARMSLRTFTRRFRDEVGMTPVQWLTGQRLEIARQLLESSDLPVDLVAHRSGFGSANSLRQHMRTAFGVSPMAYRRTFGPHTMTPEVIAAADAR, from the coding sequence ATGGAGTCCTTCCACCGCATCGCCGTACTCGCCCTCGAGGGCGTACCGCCCTTCGAGCTCGGAATCCCCTCCCGGGTCTTCGGAAACGCCTTCGACGAGGACGGGAACCCCCTCTACGAGATCACCGTGTGCACCGCCGACGGACAGGCCGTGACCAGCGACGCGGGCTTCACGGTCGGGGTCGCGGCCGGCCCGGAGGCACTCGCCGTCGCCGACACGGTGATCATCCCGCCCACCCACGCCATGGACGAGCTCGCGCACGGCGCCCCGCTGCCGCAGGCCCTGGCTGACGCCCTCGCGGCGATCCGCCCCGGCACCCGGCTGGTCTCCATCTGCACCGGCTCCTACGTCCTCGCCGCGGCCGGCCTCCTCGACGGCCGGCCCGCCACCACCCACTGGGTGCACGCCCCCGAGTTCCAGCGGGCCTTCCCGCGCGTCCGGCTCGACGACGAGGTGCTCTTCGTCGACGACGGCGACATCCTCACCTCCGCCGGCGTCGCCGCGGGCGTCGACCTCTGCCTCTACCTGGTCCGCCAGGACCACGGCACGGCCGTCGCCAACCGGGCCGCCCGGCTGTGCGTCGTACCGCCCTGGCGCGACGGCGGGCAGGCCCAGTACATCGACCGCCCCGTCCCCGCCCCCACGGTCGCCACCACCACCGCCACCCGCGCCTGGGCCCTGGAACGCCTCGCCGAGCCGATCGCCCTCGCCGAGCTCGCCGCCCACGCCCGGATGAGCCTGCGCACCTTCACCCGGCGGTTCCGCGACGAGGTCGGCATGACCCCCGTGCAGTGGCTCACCGGGCAGCGCCTGGAGATCGCCCGCCAGCTGCTGGAGTCCAGCGACCTGCCCGTCGACCTGGTCGCGCACCGGTCCGGCTTCGGCTCCGCCAACTCCCTGCGCCAGCACATGCGGACGGCCTTCGGCGTCTCCCCGATGGCCTACCGCCGCACCTTCGGCCCGCACACCATGACCCCTGAGGTAATCGCCGCGGCCGACGCCCGCTGA
- a CDS encoding methionine synthase, which yields MTASATGVGSLPGGDAREAAKTVTGSFEEFPYLAELPARGPGADMIGRSLGLLVDMYAHVEPSGWRISDRPGRDTRRARSWLGEDLDALEEFTQGYTGRLKVQAVGPWTLAAALELHGGEAVLQDAGACRDLAGSLAEGLRGHLADVRKRIPGAEIVLQYDEPSLTAVLLGRVRSASGYRTYRAVDRQVVESTLRDLFAVHEGEVVVHSCAPEVPFALLRRAGATGVSFDFSLLTEREDDAIGEAVEGGVKLFAGVVPGTDGPLSDPGGSVMGVRKLWRRLGLAPGTLAESVVVTPSCGLAGASPAYARAVQAHCVRAARSLADNPE from the coding sequence ATGACCGCGAGCGCCACCGGAGTCGGCTCCCTGCCGGGCGGCGACGCCCGCGAGGCCGCCAAGACCGTCACCGGCTCCTTCGAGGAGTTCCCTTACCTGGCCGAGCTGCCCGCCCGCGGGCCCGGCGCGGACATGATCGGCCGCTCCCTGGGGCTGCTCGTCGACATGTACGCCCACGTCGAGCCCAGCGGCTGGCGGATCAGCGACCGCCCCGGACGGGACACCCGGCGGGCCCGGTCCTGGCTGGGCGAGGACCTCGACGCCCTCGAGGAGTTCACCCAGGGCTACACGGGCCGGCTCAAGGTCCAGGCCGTCGGCCCGTGGACCCTGGCCGCCGCCCTGGAGCTGCACGGCGGCGAGGCCGTGCTCCAGGACGCCGGAGCCTGCCGCGACCTGGCCGGATCCCTCGCCGAAGGCCTGCGCGGGCACCTGGCCGACGTACGCAAGCGCATCCCCGGCGCCGAGATCGTGCTCCAGTACGACGAGCCGTCGCTCACCGCCGTCCTGCTCGGCCGGGTGCGCTCCGCCAGCGGCTACCGCACCTACCGGGCCGTCGACCGGCAGGTGGTCGAGAGCACCCTGCGCGACCTCTTCGCCGTGCACGAGGGAGAGGTCGTCGTGCACTCCTGCGCGCCCGAGGTCCCCTTCGCGCTGCTGCGCCGGGCCGGCGCCACGGGGGTCTCGTTCGATTTCTCGCTGCTCACCGAGCGCGAGGACGACGCCATCGGGGAGGCCGTCGAAGGCGGCGTGAAACTCTTCGCCGGAGTGGTGCCGGGCACCGACGGCCCGTTGTCAGACCCGGGCGGTAGCGTCATGGGTGTCAGGAAGCTTTGGCGCAGGCTGGGGCTGGCTCCGGGGACTCTCGCCGAGTCCGTCGTGGTCACCCCTTCGTGCGGTCTGGCGGGCGCCTCGCCCGCCTACGCCCGCGCGGTGCAGGCGCACTGCGTCAGGGCGGCGAGGTCGCTCGCCGACAACCCTGAGTGA
- the mnmA gene encoding tRNA 2-thiouridine(34) synthase MnmA, protein MTENLPRTARPLRVLAAMSGGVDSAVAAARAVEAGHDVTGVHLALSANPQSFRTGARGCCTIEDSRDARRAADVIGIPFYVWDLAERFREDVVEDFISEYEAGRTPNPCLRCNEKIKFAALLDKALALGFDAVCTGHYATVVENEDGSRELHRASDMAKDQSYVLGVLDEKQLAHALFPLGDTLTTKDEIRAEAEERGLAVAKKPDSHDICFIADGDTQGFLANRLGKAEGDIVDGATGEKVGTHEGAFGFTIGQRKGLRIGHPAPDGKPRYVLDISPVNNTVTVGPVEALDVTALTAIRPRWCGSTPAAPGTYTAQLRAHGGETEVHAEVVDGELRVSFTEPVRGVAPGQAIVLYDGTRVVGSATIATTTRATAIAGV, encoded by the coding sequence ATGACTGAGAACCTGCCGCGCACCGCCCGCCCCCTCCGCGTCCTGGCCGCCATGTCCGGTGGTGTGGACTCCGCCGTCGCCGCCGCCCGCGCGGTCGAAGCCGGGCACGACGTCACCGGGGTCCATCTGGCGCTCTCCGCGAACCCCCAGTCCTTCCGGACCGGCGCCCGCGGCTGCTGCACCATCGAGGACTCCCGCGACGCCCGCCGCGCCGCCGACGTCATCGGCATCCCCTTCTACGTCTGGGACCTCGCCGAGCGCTTCCGCGAGGACGTCGTCGAGGACTTCATCTCCGAGTACGAGGCCGGGCGCACCCCGAACCCCTGCCTGCGCTGCAACGAGAAGATCAAGTTCGCGGCGCTGCTCGACAAGGCCCTCGCCCTCGGCTTCGACGCCGTCTGCACCGGCCACTACGCCACCGTCGTGGAGAACGAGGACGGCTCCCGCGAGCTGCACCGCGCCTCCGACATGGCCAAGGACCAGTCCTACGTCCTCGGCGTCCTCGACGAGAAGCAGCTCGCGCACGCCCTCTTCCCCCTCGGCGACACCCTCACCACCAAGGACGAGATCCGCGCCGAGGCCGAGGAGCGGGGCCTGGCCGTCGCGAAGAAGCCCGACAGCCACGACATCTGCTTCATCGCCGACGGCGACACCCAGGGCTTCCTCGCGAACCGCCTGGGCAAGGCCGAGGGCGACATCGTCGACGGGGCCACCGGTGAGAAGGTCGGCACCCACGAGGGCGCCTTCGGCTTCACCATCGGCCAGCGCAAGGGCCTGCGGATCGGCCACCCGGCCCCCGACGGCAAGCCCCGCTACGTCCTCGACATCTCCCCGGTGAACAACACCGTCACCGTCGGCCCCGTCGAGGCCCTCGACGTCACCGCCCTCACCGCGATCCGCCCCCGCTGGTGCGGCTCCACGCCGGCCGCCCCGGGCACCTACACCGCCCAGCTACGCGCCCACGGCGGCGAGACCGAGGTCCACGCCGAGGTCGTGGACGGCGAGCTGCGCGTGTCCTTCACCGAGCCGGTGCGCGGCGTGGCCCCGGGCCAGGCGATCGTGCTCTACGACGGCACCCGCGTGGTCGGCTCCGCCACCATCGCCACCACCACCCGGGCCACCGCCATCGCGGGCGTCTAG
- a CDS encoding bifunctional diguanylate cyclase/phosphodiesterase produces MKPTESADPSPEFGGDIPPMRAGRLGVLGARTPETRALESGAGGPGQERRRTVLPLALVGLAAVVLAGGIVSALTDRQALFPGGPVGWALALLTGIIVGHLVALGRDRWWGGTGSGAALTLGVLILYGWIPAGLVSLAVVSLVGAARRQRWRQGLLHGSVDILGIGAGALVLAAFGDAPSVESPWLPTGWDLAAAPEVVLVALSYLVVTRVLLWFALAPRGGGLPTVARTALLRQALVAAALLGIAPLICVVAVSQPVLLPLFAVPLIALDSTLWIARARAEEQLRDPLTGLPNRQWLLERAWSALDEAERLGTRSALVLIDLDRFRAVNDTLGHLAGDRLLLQIAERLRQALPPDAEAARLGGDEFAVLLPATDSTTSAQRVARSLVAELSSPLDLDGLTLVLEASAGLAVFPDHALDAEGLLRRADVAMYQAKRDRTGVEVYESKRDSNTPDRLGLLGDLRRALDAGEVELHYQPKVRFDGQVAGLEALVRWVHPERGRVPPDEFIAIAETSGLMPHLTEYVLETALAQVARWRAQGLKVPVAVNVSPRDVHTPGFAGAVAARLARHGVPASGLQLEITEHVLLEDPQRAADTMAGLTGHGVKMSLDDFGTGYSSLVHLRRLPVSELKIDRSFVARLAVDAQDAEIVRCTVDLAHSLGLLVVAEGVEDDETWERLRDLGCDAVQGWLVAAAMPPQEATAWLLARGERGWRRPADITAELAAAAAASETPAP; encoded by the coding sequence ATGAAACCCACCGAAAGCGCCGACCCGTCACCTGAATTCGGCGGGGACATCCCGCCCATGCGGGCGGGCCGGCTGGGTGTCCTGGGTGCCAGGACACCGGAGACCCGCGCCCTCGAGAGCGGAGCGGGCGGACCGGGGCAGGAGCGGCGTCGCACCGTACTGCCCCTCGCCCTCGTGGGCCTCGCCGCCGTGGTGCTCGCCGGCGGCATCGTCTCGGCACTGACCGACCGTCAGGCGCTCTTCCCGGGCGGCCCGGTGGGCTGGGCCCTGGCCCTGCTCACCGGCATCATCGTCGGCCACCTGGTCGCCCTGGGCCGCGACCGCTGGTGGGGCGGCACGGGATCCGGCGCCGCGCTCACCCTCGGCGTGCTCATCCTCTACGGCTGGATCCCCGCCGGACTGGTCTCCCTGGCCGTGGTCTCCCTCGTCGGGGCCGCCCGCCGGCAGCGCTGGCGGCAGGGCCTGCTGCACGGCTCCGTCGACATCCTCGGCATCGGCGCGGGGGCCCTGGTCCTGGCCGCCTTCGGCGACGCTCCGAGCGTCGAGAGCCCGTGGCTGCCCACCGGCTGGGACCTCGCCGCCGCCCCCGAGGTGGTCCTGGTCGCCCTCTCCTACCTGGTGGTGACCCGGGTCCTGCTGTGGTTCGCGCTGGCCCCCAGAGGCGGCGGGCTGCCCACGGTGGCCCGTACGGCCCTGCTCCGGCAGGCGCTGGTCGCCGCGGCCCTGCTCGGCATCGCCCCGCTGATCTGCGTGGTCGCCGTCTCCCAGCCGGTGCTGCTGCCGCTGTTCGCCGTACCGCTCATCGCCCTCGACTCCACCCTGTGGATCGCCCGCGCCCGCGCCGAGGAGCAGCTGCGCGACCCGCTCACGGGGCTGCCGAACCGGCAGTGGCTGCTGGAGCGGGCCTGGTCCGCGCTGGACGAGGCTGAACGTTTGGGCACCCGCTCGGCTCTCGTGCTGATCGACCTGGACCGCTTCCGCGCCGTCAACGACACGCTGGGCCACCTCGCGGGGGACCGGCTGTTGCTCCAGATCGCCGAGCGGCTGCGCCAGGCGCTCCCGCCGGACGCGGAGGCGGCCCGGCTCGGCGGCGACGAGTTCGCCGTACTGCTGCCCGCCACCGACTCCACCACCAGCGCCCAGCGGGTCGCCCGCAGCCTGGTCGCCGAGCTCAGCTCCCCGCTGGACCTCGACGGCCTCACCCTGGTCCTGGAGGCCAGCGCCGGACTCGCCGTCTTCCCCGACCACGCGCTGGACGCGGAAGGGCTGCTGCGGCGGGCCGACGTGGCCATGTACCAGGCCAAGCGGGACCGCACGGGCGTGGAGGTCTACGAGTCCAAGCGCGACAGCAACACCCCCGACCGGCTGGGCCTGCTCGGCGACCTGCGCCGGGCCCTCGACGCAGGCGAGGTGGAACTCCACTACCAGCCGAAGGTCCGCTTCGACGGACAGGTGGCGGGGCTGGAAGCGCTGGTCCGCTGGGTCCACCCGGAGCGCGGCCGGGTCCCCCCGGACGAGTTCATCGCGATCGCCGAGACCTCCGGGCTGATGCCGCACCTGACGGAGTACGTCCTGGAGACGGCCCTCGCCCAGGTCGCACGCTGGCGGGCGCAGGGGCTGAAGGTCCCCGTCGCCGTCAACGTCTCGCCGCGCGACGTCCACACCCCGGGCTTCGCGGGAGCCGTCGCCGCGCGGCTGGCCCGGCACGGGGTCCCGGCGAGCGGGCTCCAGCTGGAGATAACGGAACACGTGCTGCTGGAGGACCCCCAGCGGGCGGCCGACACCATGGCCGGGCTGACCGGCCACGGAGTCAAGATGTCCCTGGACGACTTCGGCACCGGCTACTCCTCCCTGGTGCACCTGCGCCGGCTGCCGGTGAGCGAGCTGAAGATCGACCGCTCCTTCGTGGCCCGGCTGGCCGTCGACGCCCAGGACGCCGAGATCGTCCGCTGCACGGTCGACCTCGCGCACTCCCTGGGCCTGCTGGTCGTCGCCGAGGGCGTGGAGGACGACGAGACCTGGGAGCGCCTGCGCGACCTGGGCTGCGACGCCGTCCAGGGCTGGCTGGTCGCCGCCGCCATGCCCCCGCAGGAGGCCACCGCCTGGCTCCTGGCCCGCGGCGAGCGCGGCTGGCGCCGCCCGGCCGACATCACCGCGGAACTCGCCGCGGCCGCCGCCGCCTCCGAGACCCCGGCCCCCTAG